A genomic segment from Calothrix sp. PCC 6303 encodes:
- a CDS encoding type II toxin-antitoxin system VapC family toxin yields the protein MRISDALAGVSRLFLDTAPVIYFVERNPQFVDFVDPIFERLEVDITAVASPITLSECLVGAIRLGLVDLERAFVDVLQQDEVVFVEIDAAIAREAARIRVHYNLQLPDALQVAAALTSGCDAFLTNDVALRRVTELRILVVGELVL from the coding sequence ATGAGAATTAGTGACGCATTAGCAGGAGTTTCTCGTTTATTTCTCGATACAGCACCTGTAATTTATTTTGTGGAACGAAATCCACAGTTTGTAGATTTCGTCGATCCAATTTTTGAGCGGTTGGAAGTTGATATTACCGCAGTAGCATCGCCAATAACGTTATCAGAGTGTTTGGTGGGTGCTATACGTCTGGGATTAGTGGATTTAGAGCGGGCTTTTGTCGATGTGTTACAGCAGGATGAAGTGGTTTTTGTGGAGATTGATGCTGCTATTGCGCGAGAAGCTGCAAGAATTCGGGTGCATTATAACCTTCAGTTACCCGATGCCTTGCAGGTTGCGGCGGCTTTAACGTCCGGCTGTGATGCCTTTTTGACCAATGATGTGGCTTTGAGGCGGGTGACGGAGTTGAGGATTTTGGTAGTGGGTGAATTAGTGCTATAG